Proteins from a genomic interval of Candidatus Margulisiibacteriota bacterium:
- a CDS encoding family 10 glycosylhydrolase yields MRKIFITFCLLLTAAVSADFGAETAAAETRANSAAASGYAETRADARAALGYAETRALWVTRFELIDTPNIPELVRRAAEANFNTLFVQVCGRGTAFYDSKILPKDTQVSHDALALVLAEARKYKIGVHAWINTLYVWSDPEPPASPEHVVNKHPEWLMTLRGDARNKYLDPAIPEAREYIRSIYLEVARNYAVDGVHLDYVRYPGAGAGFTEYSRQTFKRLYGVDPLALQQNKEIALRLFGESEYQQQMERWDSWRRESVNSLVRGIFYELAVAAPQVILTAAVLPDPDSAAKNNFQDWAAWMRGGYIDAVAPMIYDRDAKVVQKQTIRAAELADEHSVPVFIGLGAWRRSSDAIVSDVEFLRRARREMNYKYLRGVILFSYDGIKNVPNYLEHIKRHVFTESAAQSPPREKRFLSEENPSLNSGELITG; encoded by the coding sequence ATGCGTAAAATCTTTATAACATTTTGTCTGCTGCTGACCGCCGCTGTTTCCGCTGATTTTGGCGCCGAAACTGCCGCGGCTGAAACCCGCGCAAATTCTGCCGCGGCTTCCGGTTACGCCGAAACCCGCGCTGATGCCCGAGCGGCTCTCGGCTACGCCGAAACCCGCGCCCTTTGGGTGACCCGTTTTGAGCTGATCGACACGCCGAATATTCCCGAACTGGTCAGGCGCGCGGCGGAAGCTAATTTCAACACTTTGTTTGTGCAGGTTTGCGGCCGCGGCACGGCTTTTTACGATTCCAAAATTTTACCGAAAGACACTCAGGTCAGCCATGACGCGCTGGCGCTGGTCCTGGCCGAAGCCAGGAAATATAAGATCGGTGTGCACGCCTGGATCAACACGCTGTACGTTTGGTCTGACCCGGAGCCGCCGGCCTCGCCGGAGCATGTGGTCAATAAACATCCCGAATGGCTCATGACCCTGCGCGGCGACGCGCGCAATAAATATCTCGATCCGGCCATACCGGAAGCGCGGGAATATATCAGGTCAATTTATTTGGAAGTGGCGCGCAATTATGCGGTCGACGGCGTGCATCTTGACTATGTGCGTTACCCGGGCGCTGGCGCTGGTTTTACCGAATATTCACGGCAGACTTTTAAGCGGCTGTACGGTGTCGATCCTCTGGCGCTGCAGCAAAATAAAGAGATCGCGCTGCGTTTATTCGGCGAAAGCGAATATCAGCAGCAGATGGAACGCTGGGACAGCTGGCGGAGAGAGTCGGTCAATAGTCTGGTGCGCGGCATTTTTTACGAGCTGGCCGTAGCCGCGCCGCAGGTTATTTTGACCGCGGCGGTGCTGCCCGATCCGGACAGTGCGGCCAAAAATAATTTTCAAGACTGGGCAGCCTGGATGCGCGGCGGCTATATTGACGCGGTGGCGCCGATGATCTACGACCGTGACGCGAAAGTGGTGCAAAAACAAACTATCCGCGCCGCGGAATTGGCTGACGAGCACAGTGTGCCGGTTTTTATCGGCTTGGGCGCCTGGCGACGCTCATCGGATGCGATAGTGTCCGATGTGGAGTTTTTGCGCCGCGCGCGCCGGGAAATGAATTACAAATATTTGCGCGGTGTGATTTTATTTTCTTATGACGGCATCAAGAATGTGCCGAATTATTTAGAGCACATCAAGCGCCATGTTTTCACGGAATCTGCCGCGCAGTCTCCGCCCCGCGAAAAACGTTTTTTGTCCGAGGAAAATCCCTCGCTCAACTCTGGTGAACTTATTACCGGATAA
- a CDS encoding RNA-binding protein, with protein sequence MAEKKLYIGGLAYATTDETLKAGFNAAGTVVSAKVIIDRATNRSKGFGFVEMSTPEEATKAIELLNGKELDGRTIKVSEARPQEPRASRGGFDGGNKGW encoded by the coding sequence ATGGCAGAAAAAAAATTATACATAGGCGGTTTGGCGTATGCCACCACCGACGAAACGCTGAAAGCAGGCTTTAACGCGGCCGGAACAGTGGTTTCGGCAAAAGTTATCATCGACAGAGCGACTAATAGATCCAAAGGCTTTGGTTTTGTGGAAATGTCCACTCCCGAAGAAGCTACCAAAGCGATCGAGCTTCTCAACGGCAAAGAGCTTGACGGCCGTACCATCAAGGTCAGCGAAGCCCGTCCTCAAGAGCCCCGCGCTTCCCGCGGCGGTTTCGACGGCGGCAACAAAGGCTGGTAA